The Juglans microcarpa x Juglans regia isolate MS1-56 chromosome 8S, Jm3101_v1.0, whole genome shotgun sequence genome has a window encoding:
- the LOC121244904 gene encoding protein argonaute 1-like codes for MVRKRRTELPSGGESSRPQQESSGGGSGGRGYQPRPSEGTAHPSQQHGGGQQGGRGWGPQGGRGGHSVGHSGRGMTPPQQYGGPPEYQGQGRGGLPQQGGRGGMSGGLGVGPSPSIPADLKLPELHQAIHVPYQPGVILPGGTSSEAISSSQPPESAQVSQQFEKLTIEGASSQAIQPVPQSSKSVKFPLRPGKGSIGTKCIVKANHFFAELPDRDLHHYDVTITPEVTSRAVNRAVMGQLVRLYRETHLGKRLPAYDGRKSLYTAGPLPFQLKEFRIVLMDENGSGGQRREREFKVVIKFVACADLHHLGLFLQGRQADAPQEALQILDIVLRELPTSRPSYCPVGRSFYSPDLGRRQSLGGGLESWRGFYQSIRPTQMGLSLNIDISSTAFFEPLPVIEFVMQLLKRDNTSKPLSDPDRVKIKKALRGVKVEVTHRGNMRRKYRISGLTSQATRELVFPIDERGTMKAVVEYFYESYGFVIQHPQWPCLQVGNEQRPNYLPMEVCKIVEGQRYSKKLNKGQIQNLLGVTCQRPQQTEYDIVKTVRHNAYHDDPYAKEFGIIISEQMATVEARTLPAPWLKYHDAGREKDCLPQVGQWNMTNKRMVNGGAVNNWICINFSRDVQDSVARLFCQELAQMCCISGMAFNLEPVLPPVTGRPDQVDRVLKTRYHDAMTRLQPQRKGLDLAIFILPDENGSLYGDLKRICETDLGLVSQCCLTKLVFDGKRRKQSLANVALKINVKVGGRNTVLVDALSRRIPFVSDQATIIFGADVTHPHPGEDSSPSIAAVVASQDWPEITKYAGLVCAQAHREELIQDLFKTWQDPVRGTVPGGMIRELLISFHSATRQKPKRIIFYRDGVSEGQFYQVLLYELDAIRKACASLEPNYQPPVTFVVVQKRHHTRLFANNHRDQNTVDRSGNILPGTVVDSKICHPTEFDFYLCSHAGIKGTSRPAHYHVLWDENKFTADGLQSLTNNLCYTYARCTRSVSIVPPAYYAHLAAFRARFYLDPGSSESGSRTSGTAGGHGGAGGAGPRSTRGPGANADVRPLPALKENVKRVMFYC; via the exons ATGGTGAGGAAGAGGAGAACTGAACTTCCTAGCGGGGGTGAAAGCTCTCGGCCTCAGCAGGAAAGCAGTGGGGGTGGTAGTGGTGGTCGGGGTTACCAACCACGCCCTTCTGAGGGGACTGCTCACCCCAGTCAGCAACATGGAGGAGGACAGCAAGGGGGTAGAGGTTGGGGCCCCCAAGGCGGTCGTGGAGGTCATAGTGTGGGGCACAGTGGTCGTGGAATGACACCGCCGCAGCAATATGGTGGGCCACCTGAATATCAAGGCCAAGGAAGGGGAGGACTACCCCAGCAAGGTGGTCGTGGTGGCATGAGTGGTGGCCTTGGTGTAGGACCTTCCCCATCAATACCAGCAGATCTCAAGCTTCCCGAGCTGCACCAAGCAATCCATGTTCCATATCAACCGGGGGTCATTCTGCCTGGGGGCACATCATCTGAGGCGATTTCATCTAGCCAACCACCCGAGTCAGCTCAAGTGTCCCAGCAGTTTGAGAAACTCACCATCGAGGGTGCTTCCAGCCAGGCAATTCAACCTGTGCCACAATCCAGTAAATCAGTGAAGTTCCCTCTTCGGCCGGGCAAAGGTAGCATTGGAACAAAGTGTATAGTTAAGGCTAATCACTTCTTTGCTGAATTACCAGACAGAGATTTGCACCACTATGAT GTTACGATTACTCCTGAGGTGACGTCTCGTGCAGTCAACAGAGCTGTAATGGGACAGCTCGTGAGATTATACAGAGAAACACATCTGGGAAAGAGGCTCCCTGCCTATGATGGGCGGAAGAGTCTGTATACCGCTGGGCCGCTCCCTTTTCAATTAAAGGAGTTTAGGATTGTACTTATGGATGAAAATGGATCTGGCGGCCAAAG gagagagagagaattcaaaGTTGTGATCAAATTTGTTGCATGTGCGGACCTGCACCATTTAGGACTCTTTTTGCAGGGTAGGCAAGCTGATGCACCCCAGGAAGCACTTCAAATTCTTGATATTGTCCTGCGTGAATTACCTACTTCTAG ACCTAGTTACTGTCCTGTGGGTCGTTCATTTTATTCCCCCGATCTGGGAAGAAGGCAGTCATTGGGTGGGGGTTTGGAGAGTTGGCGGGGTTTCTATCAAAGCATTCGTCCAACTCAGATGGGACTGTCTTTGAATATTG ACATATCTTCGACTGCTTTCTTTGAGCCATTGCCAGTAATTGAGTTTGTAATGCAGCTGCTGAAGCGGGACAATACATCTAAACCTTTATCTGATCCTGACCGTGTAAAG ATCAAAAAAGCCTTACGAGGAGTCAAAGTCGAGGTAACACACCGGGGAAATATGCGCAGGAAGTACCGCATATCTGGTTTAACATCGCAGGCCACACGTGAGCTGGT GTTTCCTATTGATGAAAGAGGTACAATGAAAGCTGTGGTCGAGTACTTTTATGAATCATATGGCTTTGTTATTCAACATCCACAATGGCCATGTCTGCAAGTGGGGAATGAACAGAGACCAAATTATTTGCCAATGGAG GTTTGTAAGATTGTTGAGGGTCAGAGGTACtctaaaaagttgaataaaggacaaattcaaaatttactTGGGGTGACTTGCCAGCGTCCTCAGCAAACGGAGTATGATATAGTGAAG ACAGTTCGTCACAATGCTTACCATGATGATCCTTATGCAAAGGAATTTGGTATTATAATCAGTGAGCAGATGGCTACAGTTGAAGCTCGCACTCTTCCAGCACCATGG CTGAAATATCATGATGCAGGCAGAGAAAAAGATTGCCTGCCACAAGTTGGACAGTGGAATATGACAAATAAG AGAATGGTTAATGGGGGAGCGGTCAACAATTggatttgcataaatttctcaCGCGATGTGCAAGACAGTGTGGCCCGTTTGTTTTGCCAGGAACTTGCTCAAATGTGTTGCATTTCAGGCATG GCATTTAATCTTGAACCAGTACTTCCACCAGTGACTGGCCGTCCTGATCAGGTTGATAGAGTCCTGAAAACTCGGTACCATGATGCCATGACTAGACTCCAGCCTCAGAGAAAGGGGCTTGACCTGGCTATCTTTATTTTGCCAGACGAAAATGGCTCTCTTTATG GTGATTTGAAGCGGATCTGCGAGACAGATCTTGGACTTGTTTCCCAATGCTGCTTGACGAAGCTTGTATTTGATGGCAAGAGGAGGAAGCAAAGTCTGGCAAATGTGGCATTGAAGATAAATGTCAAGGTGGGAGGAAGGAATACTGTGCTTGTTGATGCACTCTCCCGGCGCATACCTTTTGTCAGTGACCAGGCCACCATAATTTTTGGTGCTGATGTTACCCATCCTCATCCAGGAGAGGATTCAAGCCCATCAATTGCGGCT GTTGTGGCATCTCAAGATTGGCCAGAAATCACGAAGTATGCTGGTTTGGTTTGTGCTCAAGCCCATCGAGAAGAGCTGATCCAAGATCTCTTCAAGACATGGCAGGATCCTGTAAGAGGGACAGTGCCTGGTGGCATGATTAG GGAACTACTCATATCTTTCCATTCAGCAACTAGGCAGAAACCAAAACGTATCATATTTTACAG GGATGGTGTGAGTGAAGGGCAGTTCTATCAAGTCTTGCTGTATGAACTTGATGCTATCCGAAAG GCTTGTGCCTCTTTGGAGCCGAACTATCAACCTCCTGTGACTTTTGTTGTGGTTCAGAAGCGCCATCACACAAGGTTGTTTGCCAACAACCATCGTGACCAAAATACAGTTGATAGGAGTGGAAACATATTGCCTG GTACAGTTGTAGATTCCAAAATTTGTCATCCAACTGAATTTGACTTCTACCTTTGTTCTCATGCTGGAATTAAG GGCACAAGTCGTCCAGCTCATTACCATGTACTCTGGGATGAGAACAAGTTTACAGCCGATGGGCTGCAGTCCCTTACAAATAATCTTTGCTACAC GTATGCAAGGTGCACTCGCTCTGTTTCCATtg TGCCCCCTGCATACTATGCTCATCTTGCTGCTTTCCGAGCTCGGTTCTATTTGGACCCAGGGTCCTCAGAAAGTGGTTCCAGGACAAGTGGTACTGCCGGTGGACATGGTGGCGCGGGCGGAGCAGGTCCACGAAGCACTCGTGGACCTGGAGCAAATGCAGATGTGCGACCCCTACCTGCACTCAAGGAGAATGTCAAGAGGGTCATGTTCTACTGTTAG